The genomic stretch GGTTTGCTTTTCCATGGTCTTGACGGCGGAGAACACATACGCCTCCACCGCCTGCGGGGACTGGTCGCCCACCTCGATGAGGTCAACCTTTTGGGCGGTGACGACCCCTTTTTGCACCGCCAGCTTTATAATGTCGCCGTGCTGCATCCCTGCGGCGGCGCGGAGCTGCCTGGGGATCAGGACGCGGCCTTTGTCGTCCAGCACCTTGTAAATACCTTTACCGGCCATCCGAAACACCTCCGCTTCTCATGACTTCCCGGACGGTGTCGGGATGGATGCCGAGATCATCGAACAGCTCCCGCAGCTCATCGGGCAGGCTATCCAGCAGATCGGCCTGCAAAATAACGACCGTGCCCCTGGCGCAGACGATCTCCAGGTCGCTGTCCAAGGGAATCTCCGCCGCCTCCAGCAGTTCATGGGGCAAGGTGAGTTCCGCGTCCTCATCGTCCTTGAGAGCGGCGACGCCGTGCGGTGTCAAGACAAATTCTTTATAGGTGTTGTGGATGGAATCTGTGGAACTGTTGATGTAAGCGAGCTTCACCGTGTCGCCGGGGACCAGTCCCATGTCCTTCAGGAACTGGGCGGGGACAGTGAGCTGGCCCTGTCCGTCCACAATGCTTTGCATTTCAATCATTTTCATAAACTGTTTCCTCCTTGGCGCCCCATCACTGGGGCGTATTCAATTTTTTTCGCATGGTCTTTTTCAGACCGCTATTCCGTGTCGTATAAGTCGTCCATCAGATCAAACAATCCTATCTGCGTGGGGATGTCCCGCATGCGCTCCGAGGTGTCGTAGTTGGAGATGAGGACTTCGGGGAATTCACAGCCGTTATCATATCTTTGGGCCAGGTTGTTGATGCGGCTGACGGCTTCGATTTGATAGTCCTTGTACAGTTCCCGGATGTATTCGCAGTCGTTGTAGGACACCAGCCATTTGCCCTGGCAGCCGGCCAGCGTGTCCCGCAGCCGCGCGTGATCCTCCCTGCGGAATTCCACTGCGTAGTGACCTTCTGTTTCGAAGTACGGCGGGTCACAATAAAAAAAGGCGTTGTCCCTGTCGTACTGACGGATCAACGCCTCGAAGTCCTTGTTCTCGATCACCGTGTCTTTGAGCCTGCGGCTTCCCGACCATATCAGGTGGAAGGTTTTCCGGATATCAAAGGGCTGGCAGCTATATGAGGTGCAGCCGCTGCCGTAGCTGTAGCGGATGAGCTTGAAGAAAGCGGCGGCCCGCTTGACGTCATTCATGACGGCGCTCTCCATGAGGATGGCCTTGATTTCCTCGAACTGCGGCCCGCTCAAGTTTTGCTGGGCCAGCTCCAGTTCCTCCCGCAGGTATTCGCTGGTGAATTCCTCCTTTTCAAGATATTTTTTCAGGACGTTGAATTCGTCCCTGCCGTTTAAGGGCAGGAAGTTCAACTCCTTGAGCAGGGCGAAAGGGCGCTCCTTGACGCAGCGGAACAGGTTGGCAAGGTCGGCGTTGAAGTCGTTGTAGACCTCCATGTCGGCACCGGGCGGCTTTCCGAACAGCACCCAGCCACCGCCGCCGAAGACCTCAACGTACCGTCCAAACTCCTTGGGCATCCGCTGGTAGATAAGGGATCGCAAGGCTTTTTTCCCGCCGACCCAACTGATGATGCTGTTCAATCATCCATCACCTCCCCGGCCTGCCGGCCCGGTCCATCTCGGTGCGCAGGCAGGTTCCGTCCGTGTCCCAGCAGATAAAACCGACGCCGGGATAAGGACAGCCTTTGCACCGGTTTAAGTCTTTGGGAAGGGGGACGGTATAGATTTTTCTTGGCGGCCCGTGGTCGCTGTTTTCTTTTTTCTGTTGTGGTTTTACATCTGTGTCCAAGGTTTTAGTCTCCTTTCCGGCAACAAAATAAGACGCCGCCTTTTCAGGTAGCGCCTTATGCTCATTTGCCTTTTCGATATATGTATAGGCGGCATGTCTTTCTACACACCGCCCATCTTAGGAATTTCATCCGGCTCATCTTCCACATATTCATATTCGCCGGTGCTTTCATTGTAGATATATCCTGCTTCGGCAAGGTCTATATCGAGTATGCTTGCCGCCAGTTCAAGGGCTTCGGCAGAACCGCCCGCCGGGATATAACAGCTTAAGGTTTTGCCGCTTTTATACTCTGCCTTGCCGGTGTTATGCCCAAAGTCCTCGTCCGCCCATTTGTAGTCGAAACGGATATCCGGAAACATAGAGGACAGCTTTTTCATCAGATCGCTAACGCTGCTCCATGCGGTTAAGAATTTTACCGTGCAGCCGTCAAAATTGTCTGCGGTATGTTCGTCATAGCCATAGCTGTTCCATTTCGTTCCCCAATTTTTTATGCTCCAGTCGTACCAGCAGTTTTCAGCGCCGTACTTTTCTATTTCCTCCTTGCCAAGATCTCCCCTGTAGATGTGTTTGGGCATCGGTGTAATTTTATTGAAGTCAATGCTGCCGATTCCAATCTCATCATTTTTGATGGCTTCAAACATTGCTCTTACTTTTTTCTCATCGCCATATGCGGTAAGTATGTTTGTGATATGATTGGGCATGTTACATTCCTCCCATCGTCTGTTCGCTGAAGTTTTGTTCGTTTTCCTGTTTCAGTTCCCGCTCCGGTTTGATGAAGAAATGATCACTGTTCCAGAAGCTGACGAAGATTTCACCGTCATCCGTTTTGATGGGACGCTGCTCGAACCCCTCGCCCCAGCCGTCAGACATTTGACCAACGGCAAAATCGAGCAGTTTGTCTGTTTCCGCTTCGGTCAGCTCACCATAAACCTCTGCCACCATTACGCCCCACAGCTTGCCGTTCCATTCTTCAACTGTCGGGTGGAGGCTATAGATTTTTTCAGATAGTGCCTGGTCATCGTAGAAGTAAACCATCAGACCACGGTCACCTTCGCTGGGCAGCTTTTCTTTTTCGATAGCGGAAAGGATTTCATCCATGTAATACACCGCCTCTGATGGAGATAATTCTTCAGGCAGATCACCTGCGCCGCACTCGCCGTATTCATGAGAAGGGTATGTTGTAATCGACAGTGGACTGAAAAACTTGACGGTTTGCTTGATGTTTGACATTTGATTTCCTCCAATCGTTTAAATTTTTTATCTAAAAAAGGGCACAAAAAAAGCGGATGCATTTTCATTTGAAAACACATCCGCTCATTTTATTGAAAATCCTTATTCAGCTGTATACGAGGGTTCAATTCTCTCCAGATTGCCAAAAAAGCCCAATGTCATCTCTGATTTTGAAGTGTAAAAAATGGGAGTCTTTACCTCCATAAAAGCCTTATGCCATGCGGGTTTAGCCGCATGGCATCTTTATTTACCTAAAAAGATGGCGGAGCAGACGGGATTCGAACCCGCGATCTCCAGCGTGACAGGCTGGCATGTTAGGCCTCTACACCACTGCTCCGTTTTTGGTGGGCGATGACAGGATCGAACTGCCGACATCCTGCTTGTAAGGCAGGCGCTCTCCCAGCTGAGCTAATCGCCCAATAGGGAAATGGTGACCCGTAGGGGATTCGAACCCCTGTTACCGCCGTGAAAGGGCGGTGTCTTAGACCGCTTGACCAACGGGCCAGCATGGTGATCCATGCTGGACTCGAACCAGCGACACCCTGATTAAAAGTCAGGTGCTCTACCAACTGAGCTAATGGATCATGGATGATGTGGAGAAATGGCTGGGGTGGCTGGATTCGAACCAACGAATGGCGGAGTCAAAGTCCGCTGCCTTACCGCTTGGCTACACCCCAACAGAACTCACCAAGGGCAATCAAGAAACGTCTATTGCCCCTTGAAAACTGCACAGAAGACAATTTGATCGATCAAACCATCTTTGGACAAAGTATTGCGCAAAAGGTCAAGTCCTCGACCGATTCGTACCCGTCGACTGAACGCCTCACGGCGCGTACATCTCGGGCCGATCTACCAGGTCATCCTCCTGGGGTCTTACCTCTTTCGAGTGGGAAGTCTCATCTTTGGGTCGGTTTCGCGCTTAGATGCTTTCAGCGCTTATCCGCTCCCGACATAGCTACCCAGCGCTGCCGTTGGCACGACAACTGGGACACCAGCGGTCGGTCCACCCCGGTCC from Heliomicrobium modesticaldum Ice1 encodes the following:
- a CDS encoding DNA adenine methylase; the encoded protein is MNSIISWVGGKKALRSLIYQRMPKEFGRYVEVFGGGGWVLFGKPPGADMEVYNDFNADLANLFRCVKERPFALLKELNFLPLNGRDEFNVLKKYLEKEEFTSEYLREELELAQQNLSGPQFEEIKAILMESAVMNDVKRAAAFFKLIRYSYGSGCTSYSCQPFDIRKTFHLIWSGSRRLKDTVIENKDFEALIRQYDRDNAFFYCDPPYFETEGHYAVEFRREDHARLRDTLAGCQGKWLVSYNDCEYIRELYKDYQIEAVSRINNLAQRYDNGCEFPEVLISNYDTSERMRDIPTQIGLFDLMDDLYDTE